A window of Sphingobium herbicidovorans contains these coding sequences:
- the rnr gene encoding ribonuclease R, whose amino-acid sequence MASTPKQKKPEKVRPAGFPTRDQVMEFITSSDQPAGKREIAKAFGLKGQEKIALKALLKDMADEGLLDIGPARAFHKMGGVPKVTVLRIVDVDGTTLIATPERWEAEGQPAPRLRVIERGKRGALTIGDRILARTEEAGRGWVAHPMKKLAKASEELLGVVEAGEGGKLWLRPVDKRIRKDTPISDAGSATPGDLVLAEPVGRPPRISARVTDILGDPFAPRSFSLIAIHKHGIPHVFPERTEEEALTASELALHEDKREDLRHLPIVAIDPVDARDHDDAVWAAPDEDAANPGGYRAIVAIADVSYYVRPGSALDKEARKRGNSVYFPDLVVPMLPHQLSSDMCSLRAGQDRAAMACHLVIDASGKITSWRFARAIIRVAAVLAYEDAQAAIDGTKDNALLEPALKPLWACWKLLRKARDKRDPLALDLPERRVVLDDQGRIVSVAVRERLDAHMLIEDYMIAANVAAAKALEAKKAPVMYRVHEPPSREKLVALKDYLATFDIDFALGQVIKPSTFNHLIARVGEAEEKPQIMEQILRSQTQAYYSPQNMGHFGLALGSYAHFTSPIRRYADLLVHRALVGAHGLELPAPKGGVLPDRTALSADDYENMGRVGEMISQHERRAMEAERDTIDRYVAAYLAAHVGELVNARITGVQNFGFFATVEGLGGDGLVPVSTMGDERFYFDEAGRALEGVESGDRYTVGQHLQLRLAEADPINGSLRFELPDAPPQRPSFKKDRTRPGAKRGRPANIRHMGSKRGKHRR is encoded by the coding sequence ATGGCATCGACCCCAAAACAGAAGAAACCCGAAAAAGTCCGTCCCGCGGGCTTCCCGACGCGCGATCAGGTGATGGAGTTCATCACGTCATCCGATCAGCCCGCGGGCAAGCGTGAGATCGCCAAGGCGTTCGGCCTCAAGGGGCAGGAAAAGATAGCGCTCAAGGCGCTGCTGAAAGACATGGCCGACGAAGGGCTGCTGGACATTGGCCCGGCGCGCGCTTTCCACAAGATGGGCGGGGTGCCAAAGGTCACGGTGCTGCGCATCGTCGATGTCGATGGCACGACGCTGATCGCCACGCCAGAACGGTGGGAGGCGGAGGGGCAGCCCGCGCCGCGCCTGCGCGTGATCGAGCGGGGCAAGCGGGGTGCGCTGACCATCGGCGACCGCATCCTCGCGCGGACGGAAGAAGCGGGGCGCGGCTGGGTCGCGCATCCGATGAAGAAACTCGCCAAGGCCAGCGAGGAACTGCTGGGCGTGGTTGAGGCCGGGGAGGGTGGCAAGCTCTGGCTACGCCCGGTCGACAAGCGCATTCGCAAGGATACGCCGATCAGTGATGCGGGCAGCGCGACGCCGGGCGACCTCGTGCTGGCCGAGCCGGTCGGACGCCCCCCGCGCATCAGCGCCCGCGTGACCGACATATTGGGCGATCCCTTCGCCCCGCGCAGCTTCAGCCTGATCGCGATCCACAAGCACGGCATACCGCATGTATTCCCGGAGCGGACGGAGGAGGAAGCGCTCACGGCATCCGAACTCGCACTCCATGAGGACAAGCGCGAAGATCTGCGCCACCTGCCCATCGTCGCCATCGACCCGGTCGATGCGCGGGACCATGACGATGCGGTATGGGCCGCCCCGGACGAGGATGCCGCCAATCCCGGCGGCTATCGCGCGATAGTCGCGATCGCCGACGTCAGCTATTATGTCCGCCCCGGCAGCGCACTCGACAAGGAAGCGCGTAAGCGCGGCAACAGCGTCTATTTCCCCGATCTGGTCGTGCCGATGCTGCCGCATCAGCTCTCGTCAGACATGTGCTCCCTGCGCGCGGGGCAGGACCGTGCGGCGATGGCCTGCCATCTGGTTATCGACGCGTCGGGCAAGATCACCTCCTGGCGCTTTGCCCGCGCGATCATCCGCGTCGCTGCGGTCCTGGCCTACGAAGACGCGCAGGCGGCAATCGACGGGACGAAGGACAATGCGCTGCTCGAACCGGCGCTGAAACCGCTTTGGGCCTGCTGGAAACTCCTGCGCAAGGCGCGCGACAAGCGTGACCCCCTCGCGCTCGACCTGCCCGAACGCCGCGTGGTTCTGGACGATCAGGGCAGGATCGTCAGCGTCGCCGTGCGGGAACGGCTCGACGCGCACATGCTGATCGAAGATTATATGATCGCGGCCAACGTCGCCGCCGCCAAGGCGCTGGAGGCAAAGAAAGCGCCGGTCATGTACCGCGTCCACGAACCGCCCAGCCGTGAAAAGCTGGTTGCGCTCAAGGACTATCTGGCGACTTTCGACATTGATTTCGCGTTGGGGCAGGTGATCAAGCCGTCCACCTTCAACCATCTGATCGCTCGGGTCGGCGAGGCGGAGGAAAAGCCGCAGATCATGGAGCAGATCCTGCGCAGCCAGACGCAGGCCTATTACAGCCCCCAGAATATGGGGCATTTCGGATTGGCGCTTGGTTCCTACGCCCATTTCACCTCCCCCATCCGCCGTTATGCCGACCTTCTCGTCCATCGTGCGCTGGTCGGTGCCCACGGCCTTGAACTACCCGCGCCCAAGGGAGGCGTCCTGCCCGATCGGACGGCGCTCAGCGCCGATGATTATGAGAATATGGGCCGTGTGGGCGAAATGATCAGCCAGCATGAACGCCGCGCGATGGAGGCGGAGCGTGACACGATCGACCGCTATGTCGCCGCCTATCTGGCCGCCCATGTCGGCGAACTGGTCAACGCCCGCATCACCGGCGTCCAGAATTTCGGTTTCTTCGCCACGGTCGAGGGGCTGGGCGGCGACGGCCTTGTCCCGGTGTCGACCATGGGCGACGAACGCTTCTACTTTGATGAAGCGGGCCGCGCTCTCGAAGGCGTGGAGAGCGGCGACCGCTACACCGTCGGCCAGCATCTCCAACTACGCCTTGCAGAGGCTGATCCCATCAACGGCAGTCTGCGCTTCGAGCTGCCCGACGCGCCGCCGCAGCGGCCCAGTTTCAAGAAGGACCGGACACGGCCGGGCGCAAAGCGGGGCCGACCCGCCAATATCCGCCACATGGGTTCAAAGCGCGGGAAACACCGGCGATAG
- a CDS encoding hypervirulence associated TUDOR domain-containing protein — protein sequence MTDNFRKGTRVKWNWGQGVGRGRVAEKFDRHVERTIEGALIRRNGSATNPAYLVQTDNGSEVLKLASELSRA from the coding sequence ATGACCGACAATTTCCGCAAAGGGACGCGGGTGAAATGGAACTGGGGCCAGGGCGTGGGCCGTGGCCGGGTTGCCGAAAAGTTCGACCGCCATGTGGAAAGGACGATTGAGGGCGCGCTGATCCGGCGCAATGGATCGGCGACGAACCCCGCCTATCTCGTCCAGACCGACAATGGCAGCGAAGTGCTCAAGCTCGCCTCGGAACTCAGCCGCGCGTAG
- a CDS encoding acyl-CoA thioesterase gives MPAAEETPPNESPAVRVIAMPADTNPYGDIFGGWLMSLMDSAAGSVAARHSKGRAVTIAVDGMTFLRPVVVGDEVSVFAALESVGRTSMNIAVEAWRRTRHDDRSYRVTKATFTFVAIGEDRQPRSVPPIAAQEDKRD, from the coding sequence ATGCCAGCCGCCGAAGAAACGCCGCCGAACGAAAGTCCGGCGGTGCGCGTCATTGCCATGCCTGCCGACACCAATCCCTATGGGGATATTTTCGGCGGCTGGTTGATGAGCCTGATGGATTCCGCCGCCGGTTCCGTCGCCGCCCGCCACAGCAAGGGGCGGGCCGTGACCATCGCGGTCGATGGCATGACCTTCCTGAGGCCGGTGGTCGTCGGTGACGAGGTGTCTGTTTTCGCCGCCCTGGAATCGGTGGGCCGCACGTCGATGAACATCGCGGTCGAAGCCTGGCGGCGCACCCGCCACGACGACCGCTCCTATCGCGTGACGAAAGCGACATTCACCTTCGTGGCGATCGGCGAGGATCGCCAGCCCCGTTCCGTGCCGCCGATCGCGGCGCAAGAAGACAAGAGAGATTGA
- a CDS encoding glycosyltransferase family 4 protein codes for MDVTGLRVALFSGNYNYVRDGANQALNRFVGYLLSQGAAVRVYSPTIATPAFEPTGDLVSAPSFPVPGRREYRVPYRMSGAVRRDLKRFQPNLVHVSSPDPLGHRAVSWARSRGLPAVASVHTRFETYPRYYGLAFLEPVIESVLRRFYRRCDAIVAPSESMAQLLREQRMSYDVGIWTRGIDRQIFNPDRRDPAWRQSLGIEDDEPVIGFIGRLVMEKGLDVFSDAIDQLALRHVRHKVLIVGDGPARDWFENRLPNAIFTGFQKGADLGRAVASMDMLFNPSITETFGNVTLEAMACKLPTVAARATGSESLVTEGVTGRLIRPGAIGAFADALATYCDNPQARADAGNAAMAEAERYGWDQVNQALVDTYIRVIRQRTQGARLRSSPVP; via the coding sequence ATGGATGTCACCGGCCTTCGCGTCGCGCTCTTCAGCGGCAATTACAATTATGTTCGCGATGGCGCGAACCAGGCGCTCAACCGCTTCGTGGGCTATCTGCTGAGCCAGGGCGCGGCCGTGCGCGTTTATTCACCGACCATCGCAACCCCTGCGTTCGAGCCGACGGGCGACCTGGTGAGCGCACCGTCCTTTCCGGTTCCGGGCCGCCGGGAATATCGCGTTCCCTATCGGATGTCCGGCGCTGTCCGCCGCGACCTCAAGCGTTTTCAGCCCAATCTGGTCCATGTTTCCAGTCCCGATCCGCTGGGCCATCGTGCGGTCTCCTGGGCGCGCAGTCGGGGGCTGCCTGCAGTCGCGTCCGTCCATACGCGTTTTGAAACCTATCCGCGTTATTATGGCCTCGCCTTTCTGGAGCCGGTCATCGAATCCGTGCTGCGCCGTTTCTATCGCCGGTGCGACGCCATCGTCGCGCCATCCGAATCCATGGCGCAACTGCTGCGGGAACAGCGGATGAGCTATGATGTCGGCATCTGGACGCGCGGCATCGACCGGCAAATCTTCAATCCCGACCGCCGCGATCCGGCATGGCGGCAGTCACTGGGCATCGAAGATGACGAGCCGGTCATCGGCTTCATTGGCCGACTGGTCATGGAAAAGGGGCTGGACGTCTTTTCAGACGCGATCGACCAGCTTGCGCTCCGCCATGTGCGGCACAAGGTGCTGATCGTCGGCGATGGCCCCGCGCGCGACTGGTTCGAGAACCGCTTGCCGAACGCCATCTTCACCGGGTTTCAGAAGGGCGCTGACCTGGGCCGCGCGGTCGCGAGCATGGATATGCTGTTCAATCCGTCGATCACCGAAACCTTCGGCAATGTGACGCTGGAGGCGATGGCCTGCAAGCTGCCGACCGTCGCGGCACGGGCGACGGGCAGCGAGAGCCTGGTGACCGAAGGGGTGACAGGGCGGCTGATCCGTCCCGGAGCCATCGGCGCCTTCGCCGACGCGCTCGCGACCTATTGCGACAACCCGCAGGCGCGTGCCGATGCGGGGAACGCAGCCATGGCGGAAGCAGAGCGCTATGGCTGGGACCAGGTCAATCAGGCGCTGGTCGATACCTATATCCGCGTCATTCGCCAGCGAACCCAGGGCGCGCGGCTGCGTTCCAGCCCGGTTCCTTGA
- a CDS encoding pyruvate dehydrogenase complex dihydrolipoamide acetyltransferase, translating to MSKKIQMPALSPTMEEGTLAKWLVKEGDTVSSGDLLAEIETDKATMEFEAVDEGKIAKILVSEGSEGVKVGTVIAIIAEEGEDVAEAAAGDSASAPKAAATPKADPVPAKAEAAAPAPAAKGDATPVPQSDDRVKASPLARRLAEAKGVDLASLTGSGPNGRIVKADLEGAAAAAPAPSKAAAAPGAPAPAVAQAAQDFGIPHEVVKLSGMRKTIARRLTESKQQVPHIYLTVDIRLDKLLKLRGELNAGLASRNVKLSVNDLLIKALGVALIQVPECNVQFAGDQMLQFQRADISVAVSIPGGLITPIVTAADSKGVAAISTEMKDLATRAKDGKLKPEEYQGGTASLSNMGMFGIKQFDAVINPPQAMIMAIGAGDKRPFVIDDSLQIATVMSATGSFDHRAIDGADGARLMQLFRELIENPLGMLA from the coding sequence ATGAGCAAGAAGATTCAGATGCCCGCCTTGTCCCCGACCATGGAAGAAGGGACGCTTGCGAAATGGCTGGTGAAGGAAGGCGACACGGTGTCGTCGGGGGATCTGCTCGCAGAGATTGAAACCGACAAGGCGACGATGGAATTCGAAGCGGTCGATGAGGGCAAGATCGCGAAGATCCTCGTTTCCGAAGGGTCCGAAGGCGTGAAGGTCGGCACGGTTATCGCCATCATCGCCGAAGAGGGCGAGGATGTTGCCGAAGCGGCGGCGGGTGACAGCGCGTCTGCGCCCAAGGCGGCGGCAACGCCAAAGGCCGATCCCGTTCCCGCAAAGGCTGAAGCCGCCGCGCCCGCGCCTGCGGCCAAGGGTGATGCAACGCCCGTTCCGCAATCGGATGACCGCGTGAAGGCCAGCCCGCTCGCGCGCCGCCTCGCCGAAGCCAAGGGCGTCGATCTCGCCAGCCTGACCGGCTCCGGCCCCAATGGCCGTATCGTCAAGGCGGATCTGGAAGGCGCTGCCGCTGCTGCACCAGCACCGAGCAAGGCGGCCGCCGCACCTGGGGCTCCTGCACCCGCAGTAGCCCAGGCCGCGCAGGATTTCGGCATCCCACACGAAGTCGTCAAGCTGAGTGGCATGCGCAAGACGATTGCACGCCGCCTGACGGAATCGAAGCAGCAGGTGCCGCACATCTACCTCACCGTCGATATCCGGCTCGACAAGCTGTTGAAGCTGCGCGGCGAACTCAACGCCGGTCTCGCCAGCCGCAACGTCAAGCTGTCGGTCAACGACCTGCTTATCAAGGCGCTGGGTGTCGCCCTGATCCAGGTGCCCGAATGCAATGTGCAGTTCGCGGGCGACCAGATGCTGCAATTCCAGCGCGCGGACATTTCGGTCGCGGTTTCGATCCCCGGCGGTCTTATCACGCCCATCGTGACGGCAGCCGACAGCAAGGGCGTGGCCGCCATCTCTACCGAGATGAAGGACCTGGCCACTCGCGCCAAGGACGGCAAGTTGAAACCTGAGGAGTATCAGGGCGGCACGGCCTCGCTCTCCAACATGGGCATGTTCGGCATCAAGCAGTTCGATGCCGTCATCAATCCGCCCCAGGCCATGATCATGGCGATCGGCGCTGGTGACAAGCGCCCCTTTGTCATCGATGACTCGCTTCAGATCGCGACGGTCATGTCGGCGACCGGCAGCTTTGATCATCGCGCGATCGATGGCGCGGACGGGGCCCGCCTGATGCAGCTGTTCCGCGAGTTGATCGAAAACCCGCTTGGCATGCTGGCCTGA
- a CDS encoding phosphatase PAP2 family protein — MGARSISDRRSWLGGAGAFLLALVGVLAIALLQRSGVLDGLNIGAMTVAGEARAISPAITSIMLAASRIGDTVGRIAVIIAAVALLLWRGRRSGAQWLALVMAGGTLLNLGLKQLFAAPRPDLLPHLDIVHSYSFPSGHAAGNMMLFGALAMLAGRWGSYVLAGLLIALIGISRVWLGVHWPSDVLAGWMEGLGWLCLCRYWLPARGWEQQRIA, encoded by the coding sequence ATGGGCGCGCGCTCCATATCTGATCGCCGATCCTGGTTGGGCGGCGCGGGGGCTTTCCTCCTCGCGCTCGTCGGCGTTCTCGCCATTGCCTTGCTTCAACGGTCCGGTGTGCTGGACGGATTGAACATCGGCGCGATGACGGTGGCGGGGGAGGCGCGGGCGATAAGCCCCGCCATCACCTCGATCATGCTGGCCGCTTCGCGGATTGGCGATACGGTCGGGCGTATAGCCGTCATTATAGCGGCCGTCGCGCTTCTGCTATGGCGGGGCAGGCGGTCCGGCGCCCAATGGCTCGCACTGGTCATGGCGGGTGGAACTTTGCTCAACCTGGGCCTCAAGCAGCTATTCGCCGCCCCGCGTCCCGACCTGCTGCCCCATCTCGACATCGTCCACAGCTATAGTTTCCCCAGCGGTCATGCCGCAGGCAACATGATGCTCTTCGGCGCTCTGGCCATGCTGGCCGGTCGGTGGGGCAGCTATGTGCTCGCCGGGCTGCTGATCGCGCTGATCGGCATCAGCCGTGTCTGGCTTGGCGTGCACTGGCCAAGCGACGTTCTGGCCGGATGGATGGAAGGCCTCGGCTGGCTGTGCCTTTGCCGCTACTGGCTACCAGCGCGGGGATGGGAGCAGCAGCGCATCGCTTAA
- a CDS encoding replication-associated recombination protein A — protein sequence MADLFASDAETPGEPVENAPLADRLRPRTLADVVGQDHLTGPEGAIGRMVAAGRLSSIILWGPPGTGKTTIARLLADAVDMRFEPISAVFSGVADLKKVFAAAKEHARRGDKTLLFVDEIHRFNRAQQDSFLPFVEDGTVTLVGATTENPSFELNAALLSRAQVLILHRLDAAALELLLDRAEALTEKTLPLTPAARDALLASADGDGRFLLNQVETLYSIDIGEPLDPAGLSALLHRRMPVYDKDREGHYNLISALHKSLRGSDPQAALYYLARMLTAGEQPLYVLRRLVRFASEDIGLADPQALVQCLAAKDAFDFLGSPEGELAIVQACLYCATAPKSNAAYAAMKAAWKSARDTGSLMPPKNILNAPTRLMKTIGYGKDYQYDHDSAEGFSGDNYWPEEMEPQPFYAPTDRGFEARVAERMAYWDRLRAERSDA from the coding sequence ATGGCTGATCTTTTCGCATCCGATGCAGAAACCCCCGGCGAACCCGTCGAGAACGCGCCGCTTGCCGACAGGCTGCGCCCGCGCACGCTGGCCGATGTGGTGGGGCAGGATCACCTGACCGGGCCGGAAGGCGCGATTGGCCGAATGGTGGCGGCTGGGCGGCTTTCATCCATCATCCTGTGGGGACCGCCGGGCACGGGCAAGACGACCATAGCCCGCCTGCTGGCCGATGCGGTGGACATGCGCTTCGAGCCTATTTCCGCCGTCTTTTCCGGCGTCGCGGACCTGAAAAAAGTATTCGCCGCAGCCAAGGAGCATGCCCGGCGCGGCGACAAGACGCTGCTGTTCGTGGACGAGATCCATCGTTTCAACCGCGCGCAGCAGGACAGTTTCCTGCCCTTTGTCGAAGATGGCACGGTCACGCTGGTCGGGGCGACGACCGAGAATCCCAGCTTTGAACTCAACGCCGCATTGCTGTCGCGCGCACAGGTGCTGATCCTGCATCGGCTGGATGCCGCCGCGCTTGAACTGCTGCTCGACCGGGCGGAAGCGCTGACCGAAAAGACCCTGCCGCTCACCCCGGCGGCACGGGACGCCCTGCTCGCCAGTGCGGATGGTGACGGGCGCTTTCTGCTCAATCAGGTCGAGACGCTTTATTCCATCGACATTGGCGAGCCGCTCGATCCGGCGGGCCTTTCCGCCCTGCTCCACCGGCGCATGCCGGTCTATGACAAGGATCGGGAGGGGCATTACAACCTGATCTCCGCGCTGCACAAATCGCTGCGTGGTTCAGACCCGCAGGCGGCGCTCTATTATCTGGCGCGGATGCTGACGGCCGGGGAGCAACCGCTCTATGTGCTGCGGCGTCTGGTCCGTTTTGCCAGCGAAGACATCGGCCTCGCCGATCCGCAGGCGCTGGTACAATGCCTGGCGGCCAAGGACGCATTCGATTTCCTCGGCAGTCCCGAGGGCGAACTGGCCATCGTCCAAGCCTGTCTTTATTGCGCGACCGCGCCCAAATCCAACGCAGCCTATGCCGCGATGAAAGCGGCATGGAAATCGGCGCGCGACACCGGATCGCTGATGCCGCCCAAGAATATCCTGAACGCTCCAACCCGGCTGATGAAGACGATCGGCTATGGGAAGGATTATCAATATGACCATGACAGCGCGGAAGGCTTTTCCGGCGACAATTATTGGCCCGAGGAGATGGAGCCGCAGCCCTTCTACGCGCCCACCGATCGCGGTTTCGAAGCGCGGGTCGCCGAGCGCATGGCCTATTGGGACCGCCTGCGGGCCGAGCGCAGCGACGCCTGA
- the lpdA gene encoding dihydrolipoyl dehydrogenase, whose product MAENYDVIVLGSGPGGYVAAIRASQLGLKTAIVERENLGGICLNWGCIPTKALLRSAEIYHYMQHAAEYGLAAEKISADIDAVVKRSRGVAKQLNQGVTHLMKKNKIAVHMGEGKLTGKGKLSVTKDGKTEELTAKNIIVATGARARDLPFAKADGKRVWTYRHAMTPPEMPTRLLVIGSGAIGIEFASFYNDMGADVTVVEMLDRVVPVEDADVSAFLEKALKKQGMTIMTGAGLEKLEVGANGVKAAIKGKDGKIVNGDYSHVIVAIGIVPNTENIGLKELGVSMDDRGFLKTDELCRTNVDGLWAIGDITAPPWLAHKASHEGVIAAEAIAGKHPHAMDPRNIPGCTYCHPQIASVGLTEAKAKEAGYEVKVGMFPFIGNGKAIALGEAEGFTKTVFDAKTGELLGAHMVGAEVTEMIQGFTVGKTLETTEAELMHTVFPHPTISESMHESVLAAYGRALHI is encoded by the coding sequence ATGGCTGAGAATTACGATGTCATCGTTCTGGGTTCCGGCCCCGGCGGCTATGTCGCCGCGATCCGCGCCTCGCAGCTTGGCCTAAAGACCGCCATCGTGGAGCGGGAAAATCTTGGGGGCATCTGCCTCAACTGGGGTTGCATCCCGACCAAGGCGCTGCTGCGTTCCGCGGAAATCTATCACTATATGCAGCATGCCGCCGAATACGGCTTGGCTGCCGAGAAGATCAGCGCCGACATCGACGCGGTGGTGAAGCGCTCGCGCGGCGTCGCCAAGCAGCTCAATCAGGGCGTCACCCACCTGATGAAGAAGAACAAGATCGCCGTCCACATGGGCGAGGGCAAGCTGACCGGCAAAGGCAAGTTGAGCGTCACGAAAGACGGCAAGACCGAAGAACTGACAGCGAAGAACATCATCGTAGCCACGGGCGCCCGCGCCCGCGACCTGCCCTTTGCCAAGGCGGACGGCAAGCGCGTGTGGACCTATCGCCACGCCATGACCCCGCCCGAAATGCCGACCAGGCTGCTGGTGATCGGATCGGGCGCGATCGGCATCGAGTTCGCCAGCTTCTACAATGACATGGGCGCTGACGTCACCGTCGTCGAAATGCTGGACCGCGTCGTGCCGGTCGAGGATGCGGATGTGTCCGCCTTCCTCGAAAAGGCGCTGAAAAAGCAGGGCATGACCATCATGACCGGCGCGGGCCTGGAAAAGCTGGAAGTGGGCGCGAACGGCGTAAAGGCCGCAATCAAGGGCAAGGATGGCAAGATCGTCAACGGCGACTACAGCCATGTCATCGTCGCCATCGGCATCGTCCCCAACACCGAGAATATCGGGCTCAAGGAACTGGGCGTCTCGATGGACGATCGCGGCTTCCTGAAGACCGACGAATTGTGCCGCACCAATGTCGATGGCCTTTGGGCGATCGGCGACATCACCGCGCCGCCATGGCTTGCGCACAAGGCCAGCCACGAAGGCGTGATCGCGGCCGAAGCAATCGCGGGCAAGCATCCCCATGCCATGGACCCGCGCAACATTCCGGGCTGCACCTATTGCCATCCGCAGATCGCCAGCGTCGGCCTGACCGAAGCCAAGGCGAAGGAGGCGGGCTATGAGGTGAAGGTCGGCATGTTCCCCTTCATCGGCAATGGCAAGGCGATCGCGCTGGGCGAGGCGGAGGGCTTCACCAAGACCGTGTTCGACGCCAAGACCGGCGAACTGCTGGGCGCGCACATGGTCGGAGCTGAAGTGACAGAAATGATCCAGGGCTTCACCGTAGGCAAGACGCTGGAAACGACCGAAGCGGAACTGATGCACACGGTATTCCCGCATCCGACGATTTCGGAATCGATGCACGAAAGCGTGCTCGCCGCCTATGGGCGCGCGCTCCATATCTGA
- a CDS encoding MOSC domain-containing protein, with protein sequence MSDHLIVEALLTGTPVPFRDGDYSAIAKRPVNGVVRIGWLGLAGDGVADPIHHGGWDKAIHLYPQDHYGWWRERKPDHPLLAAPGAFGENIASHGMTEEEICLGDRFSLGSALVEVSHGRQPCWKLDHRFGSRDVMATIVKTGRSGLYFRVLREGEAEANSRMELLDRPLPQWPIARIFRLLIGGGHKAEPDAVRSLAELPVLAEVWRDRARKLA encoded by the coding sequence ATGAGCGATCATCTCATTGTCGAAGCGTTGCTGACTGGCACGCCGGTTCCGTTCCGTGATGGGGATTACAGCGCCATCGCCAAGCGGCCGGTGAACGGGGTGGTCCGCATCGGTTGGCTCGGCCTTGCAGGCGACGGTGTCGCCGACCCTATCCATCATGGCGGCTGGGACAAGGCGATCCATCTCTACCCGCAGGATCATTATGGCTGGTGGCGCGAGCGCAAGCCGGATCATCCGCTGCTGGCCGCGCCCGGCGCCTTCGGGGAAAATATCGCATCCCACGGCATGACCGAGGAGGAAATCTGCCTCGGCGACCGCTTCTCGCTCGGCAGCGCGCTGGTGGAGGTCAGCCACGGGCGGCAGCCCTGCTGGAAACTCGATCATCGCTTCGGTTCGCGCGATGTGATGGCCACCATCGTCAAGACCGGGCGTTCGGGCCTCTATTTCCGCGTGCTGCGGGAAGGGGAGGCGGAGGCGAACAGCCGGATGGAATTGCTTGACCGGCCCTTGCCGCAATGGCCGATCGCGCGCATTTTCCGCCTGTTGATCGGCGGCGGGCACAAGGCGGAACCGGATGCGGTTCGCTCGCTCGCGGAATTGCCCGTGCTGGCCGAGGTATGGCGCGACCGCGCCCGCAAGCTGGCGTAA
- a CDS encoding universal stress protein, giving the protein MRTYLVVVDESPEAETALRFAARRAAKTAGSIRILALVPPAEFVQWGGVQATMEDEARQRAEALVTSAAGTLTEESGIRPSITVRQGEPVALVRETLDEMPDVAALVLGAAASGHPGALVSHFAGADAGKLPCPIMVIPGGLSAEAIDQLS; this is encoded by the coding sequence ATGCGCACTTATCTGGTTGTAGTGGACGAATCGCCCGAAGCGGAAACGGCGCTCCGCTTCGCCGCGCGGCGTGCAGCCAAGACTGCGGGGTCGATCCGCATCCTCGCGCTCGTCCCGCCGGCGGAGTTCGTCCAATGGGGCGGCGTTCAGGCAACGATGGAGGATGAAGCCCGCCAGCGCGCCGAGGCGCTTGTGACCAGCGCAGCGGGCACGCTGACCGAGGAATCCGGCATCCGTCCCAGCATCACCGTGCGTCAGGGCGAGCCGGTGGCGCTGGTTCGCGAAACGCTGGACGAAATGCCCGATGTCGCGGCGCTGGTGCTGGGCGCGGCGGCCAGCGGCCACCCCGGCGCGCTGGTGTCCCACTTCGCAGGCGCCGACGCGGGCAAGCTCCCCTGCCCGATCATGGTCATTCCCGGCGGTCTCAGCGCCGAGGCGATCGATCAGTTGAGCTGA